CGATCGGTCAAAAAGCTTCTACCGTTGCTAACGTAGTCCAAACCTTACAAGAAAAAGGTGCAATGGACTACACAGTAGTAGTTGCTGCTAGTGCCAGTGAACCCGCTACCCTGCAATTCTTAGCGCCCTACACCGGTGCGACCATTGCTGAGTACTTCATGTACAAAGGCAAAGCTACCCTAGTAATTTACGACGACTTATCTAAGCAAGCACAAGCTTATCGCCAAATGTCCTTGCTGCTACGTCGTCCACCCGGTCGGGAAGCTTACCCCGGAGACGTATTCTACATCCACTCCCGCTTGTTGGAACGTGCTGCTAAACTCAGCGACGAATTGGGTAAAGGTAGCATGACCGCGTTACCAATTATCGAAACCCAAGCTGGTGACGTTTCCGCATACATTCCTACCAACGTAATTTCTATTACAGACGGTCAGATATTCTTATCTTCTGACTTATTTAATGCTGGTATTCGTCCGGCTGTAAACCCTGGTATCTCCGTATCCCGTGTGGGTTCTGCGGCACAAACCAAGGCGATGAAAAAAGTTGCTGGTAAAATCAAACTTGAACTGGCACAGTTTGACGACCTCCAAGCCTTCGCACAATTTGCTTCCGACCTAGATAAAGCTACCCAAGACCAGTTAGCACGGGGTCAACGCCTACGGGAACTCCTCAAACAGTCCCAAAACCAACCCCTTTCTGTAGCTGAACAAGTAGCTATTCTTTACGCTGGTATCAACGGTTACTTAGATGATATCCCAGTTGATAAAGTCACCACCTTCACCAAAGGCTTTAGAGATTACTTGAAGTCAGGCACTAACTCCTACTATCAAGACGTACAGTCTAAGAAAGTATTAGGTGATGACGAAGAAAAAGCATTGAAGGCTGCTTTAGACGAATACAAAAAGACCTTCAAAGCTACAGCTTAGTCATTAGTCATGGGCTTCGCCGTGAGCGTCAGCCGAAAGGTCATTAGTCATTAGTTAATAACTTAATGGCTTTTGACTTTGGACTATTAACTATTGACTATTGACTCGGAACTTAATACTATGCCTAATCTCAAATCAATACGCGATCGCATTCAGTCGGTCAAAAACACCAAAAAAATTACAGAAGCCATGCGGCTGGTAGCGGCGGCGCGTGTACGTCGCGCACAAGAACAGGTAATCGCTACCCGTCCCTTCGCTGACCGTTTGGCACAAGTATTGTATGGCTTGCAAACTCGTCTGCGGTTTGAAGATGCAGACCTACCACTACTGAAAAAACGTGATGTGAAATCAGTAGGGTTGTTGGTAATTTCAGGCGATCGCGGTTTGTGCGGCGGTTACAATACCAACGTCATCCGCCGTGCTGAAAACCGCGCCAAGGAACTCAAAGCCGAAGGTGTAAATTACACATTTGTCATTGTTGGGCGGAAAGCTGAACAATACTTTAGACGGCGTGAGCAACCAATTTCAGCTTTTTATACTGGCTTGGAACAAATCCCCACTGCCGATGAAGCTAATAAAATTGCTGATGAGTTGCTGTCCTTGTTCCTTTCAGAAAAAGTAGACCGCATCGAGTTAGTTTACACCCGCTTCGTCTCCTTGGTAAGTTCTCGTCCTGTAATTCAAACCCTGCTACCTCTCGACCCCCAAGGTTTAGAAGCAGCAGATGACGAAATCTTCCGCCTGACAACCCGTGGCGGTCAATTTGAAGTCGAACGGCAAACCGTGACTAGCCAAGTCCGTCCTTTGCCCCGCGACATGATTTTCGAGCAAGACCCCGTACAAATTCTCGATTCGTTGTTACCCTTGTACTTGAGCAACCAGCTACTACGGGCGCTACAAGAGTCAGCCGCTAGTGAATTAGCTGCGCGGATGACAGCAATGAGTAACGCCAGCGATAACGCCGGTGAGTTAATCAAGTCTTTATCGCTGTCCTATAACAAAGCCCGTCAAGCCGCCATTACCCAAGAACTGCTTGAGGTCGTCGGCGGTGCGGAAGCGTTGACTTAGGAACAACTCAATTGTTAACTATAACAAATAGCTAATTGCTGGTAGATTTCAAGCCTAGCAATTAGCTATTTTGCTTTTGAGAATTTCACGACAGCTTGATCGATGAATAAATTTTGTTGAGTGGACAAGTACATAGAAAAGTTATAATTATTAGCCTAGTATCTAAGTATATTTCTACACACAAGGTATGGAGAATCAAATAGTTCTTTATATATATTCCTTTCCTTCATACCTGGGGGAAAAGCCACAAGTTAAAATAGGCAGGACTTCTGGAAGTATTTCTGCTGAACCTACAGAATTAGCATTACAGCGCATACGTACACAAATAAAAACCTCGCATCCAGAACCACCTCAACTATTAGGTGCAGTCAAAATACCAGGCAATTGGGTAGAAACAACAATTCATTCGCAATTGAAAATTCAGGGATATCACATTGCAGATGCACCTGGAAGTGAGTGGTTTCAATTTCCAGATCGAAAAAAATTACAAGATTTTCTAGATAAACTTTATCGAGCTGTAATCATTGATGATTTCTCAGAATTAGGCGGGGGACGCAGTGATATTCAGGGAGACTCTTTCGAGTCTATTGTTGCTGCATTTGGTGTGAGGAAGCTGAACGGTAGAGATTTTAGGCATGAAAGCGAACTAATCAAAGTTCTTGTTGAAGAATTATCTCCGCTTTATCCAGGCTTTCCTAAATGGTTTGATAAGACAATGAACAGTTTAGACACTGTGTTCAACGTAGCTTATAGAGATAGCCAAGCTATTGGTGTTGCTATTTGGAAGCCAAAGGGAAACGGAATAGTTAAACTATCAACTCTTTTTGTTACTGAGGATTATCGACGTAGTGGTATCGGCAGAAATTTAATCTTAACTTGTTTTGAACAATGGAAATCAGAGCGAATTAGGAGAGCTTTTGTTACTACAGCTAAAACTTATCTCATTGCATTTTTTGAGCGTTACGGTTTCTGGGTAGAAGGTATCGGGAGGGAAATCTATGAGCGTGAAGCTCATCAACCAGAATGGTTTTTAACAAAACTATTCTTTTATGAATCTGATGAGAGTATTTTGAATACAATCAACAAAGCAAAAATTCTATTCCCCTCAATAATATCAACTTCTCAAAATCCGGCAGGTAGAGAAGAAGTAGAACAAATTCAAGTTAATGATGCAACAGTTCAGCTAATAAGTTCTAATGGTAATCTCATTAACAAGTTTTCTCTACATTCTTGGCTCAACTTGACTTATCCAGCAGAGTCAGTGTACACTCCACCAACGGCTTACGTGATACCAATTCGTCCTCAATTCTTGATTCAGATATTTCAAGCTGGCAAGACAATATACTACGGACGACCTGTTTGTATACGAGATGATATGAGAGGAGCATCAATATTATTTTATGCTAGTAGTCCTATATCAGGTGTTGTAGCCACTGCCAGAATTGTTGCCCGATACATGGGTACACCTACTGAGCTTTACAGCAGTCTGGGTATGAAGGGTGTTCTTACATTACAACAAGTTGGTACTGAAGGACAACGACGACAAGCTGTAGAGTTTGATTATTTAATGCCACTTCGTGAAGTAGTTTCTATGGATAATTTACGCAGCAATGGTGTTCTTAATGGGCCACCACAAACAATGCACAGCCTATCTTTAGAACGTTATAAAAAAGCAGTTGAACTTGGAGGTATTTATGCAGGCTAAATATATTAAAGCTCTAAGTATTAAACGGATTTATGCTGAACGTATCATTCATGGTAGTAAAAAAATTGAATTGCGTAAGCGTTCAATTGGAATGGAATTAGGTGATCTTATTCTCTTGTATGAAACTACACCAGATTCTATCATACGAGGAGGCTTTATAGCGGATAAAACTATATCCTTACCTGTTTCTAAGATGTGGAGCAAGTATCACGATATTATGGGAGTAGAGAAAGATTTCTATGACAC
Above is a genomic segment from Nostoc sp. MS1 containing:
- the atpA gene encoding F0F1 ATP synthase subunit alpha, whose translation is MSISIRPDEISSIIQQQIEQYDQDVKVANVGTVLQVGDGIARIYGLEKAMAGELLEFEDGTVGIAQNLEEDNVGAVLMGEGREIQEGSTVTATGRIAQIGVGEALIGRVVDALGRAIDGKGDIKASESRLIESPAPGIIARRSVHEPMQTGITAIDSMIPIGRGQRELIIGDRQTGKTAIAIDTIINQKGEDVVCVYVAIGQKASTVANVVQTLQEKGAMDYTVVVAASASEPATLQFLAPYTGATIAEYFMYKGKATLVIYDDLSKQAQAYRQMSLLLRRPPGREAYPGDVFYIHSRLLERAAKLSDELGKGSMTALPIIETQAGDVSAYIPTNVISITDGQIFLSSDLFNAGIRPAVNPGISVSRVGSAAQTKAMKKVAGKIKLELAQFDDLQAFAQFASDLDKATQDQLARGQRLRELLKQSQNQPLSVAEQVAILYAGINGYLDDIPVDKVTTFTKGFRDYLKSGTNSYYQDVQSKKVLGDDEEKALKAALDEYKKTFKATA
- a CDS encoding F0F1 ATP synthase subunit gamma, with amino-acid sequence MPNLKSIRDRIQSVKNTKKITEAMRLVAAARVRRAQEQVIATRPFADRLAQVLYGLQTRLRFEDADLPLLKKRDVKSVGLLVISGDRGLCGGYNTNVIRRAENRAKELKAEGVNYTFVIVGRKAEQYFRRREQPISAFYTGLEQIPTADEANKIADELLSLFLSEKVDRIELVYTRFVSLVSSRPVIQTLLPLDPQGLEAADDEIFRLTTRGGQFEVERQTVTSQVRPLPRDMIFEQDPVQILDSLLPLYLSNQLLRALQESAASELAARMTAMSNASDNAGELIKSLSLSYNKARQAAITQELLEVVGGAEALT
- a CDS encoding GNAT family N-acetyltransferase; translated protein: MENQIVLYIYSFPSYLGEKPQVKIGRTSGSISAEPTELALQRIRTQIKTSHPEPPQLLGAVKIPGNWVETTIHSQLKIQGYHIADAPGSEWFQFPDRKKLQDFLDKLYRAVIIDDFSELGGGRSDIQGDSFESIVAAFGVRKLNGRDFRHESELIKVLVEELSPLYPGFPKWFDKTMNSLDTVFNVAYRDSQAIGVAIWKPKGNGIVKLSTLFVTEDYRRSGIGRNLILTCFEQWKSERIRRAFVTTAKTYLIAFFERYGFWVEGIGREIYEREAHQPEWFLTKLFFYESDESILNTINKAKILFPSIISTSQNPAGREEVEQIQVNDATVQLISSNGNLINKFSLHSWLNLTYPAESVYTPPTAYVIPIRPQFLIQIFQAGKTIYYGRPVCIRDDMRGASILFYASSPISGVVATARIVARYMGTPTELYSSLGMKGVLTLQQVGTEGQRRQAVEFDYLMPLREVVSMDNLRSNGVLNGPPQTMHSLSLERYKKAVELGGIYAG
- a CDS encoding DUF3850 domain-containing protein; protein product: MQAKYIKALSIKRIYAERIIHGSKKIELRKRSIGMELGDLILLYETTPDSIIRGGFIADKTISLPVSKMWSKYHDIMGVEKDFYDTYFENCEFAYGTFVYESFAFPSISLIQLNELCPKFTPPQATINWRENWYVQPEWTDALKKGRNQLMQEGKLGQQLSLFVF